CCCAAGGTGGACCGGGAGGTCGCGCGCCTGGACTGGTCGCGCTCCGCCGGCGAGGTGGCGCTGTGGATCCGCGGGATGGATGACGTCCCCGGCGCCTGGAGCCCGCTGGGTGACCGCGGCCCCGTGAAGCTGTTCCGCCCGCAGGTGTTGCCCGAGGCCGCCGGCCCGCCGGGCGAGGTGCTGGAGGCGGATGGGCAGGAGGGCGTGCTGATCGCCTGCGGCAGCGGCGCCGTGCGGGTGCGCGAGGTGCAGCCGCCGGGCAAGCGCCGGATGGGCGCGGGCGAATGGGTCCGCGGCCGCGGCGTGTCGGTGGGCGACCGGTTCGGTGGCGAGGCCTGATCCCGTTCCGCCGCTTCACATCGTCACCGACGACGAGGTGGTGGGCCGGACGGACTTCGTGGACCGCGCGAGGCTCATCCTGGAGGTGGGCGGGCCCAACCTCGTGTTCCACCTTCGCGCCGCGCGCGCGTCCGGACGTCGCATGCACGACCTCTCCTGCGTGATCGGCAGCGCGATCGCAGACGGTGCGGTGCTGCTGGTGAACGACCGGATCGACGTCGCGCTCGCGGCGGCGGATGGCGCGCAGGTGGGCGCACGCGGGGTGCGGGTGCGCGACGCACGGCGGATGCTCGGCCCCGACCGCCTCCTCGGCGTCTCGGTCCACACGGCCGCCGAGGCGATCGACGTTGCGGCCGAGGGAGCGGACTTCGTCGTGGCGGGGACGATCTGGCCGACGCCATCGCACCCGGGACGGGAAGGTGCCGGTCCGGAGCTGATCCGCGAGATCGCGTCGTCCCACATCGCCGTGGTCGCGATCGGCGGCGTGACGCCGGAGCGGGCGGCGGAGGCGCGCGAGGCGGGGGCATCCGGGATCGCGGTGATCCGCGGCGTGTGGGACGCGGTGGATCCCGCCGAGGCGGTTCGCGAATACCTGGAGAACTGGAAGGGAACCGATGTCTGAGACGCTGGTAGCGGAGGAAATCACGGTGCGGGTGAACGGCGACGAGCGCGCCATCCCCGCGGGGCTGACGGTGGACCGCCTGCTGGAGCACCTGTCGCTGAACCCGCGCATGGTCGTGGTGGAGCGCAACTGCGAGATCCTGCGCCGAGAATCGCTGGCGGAGACGGTAGTCCAAGAGGGCGATTCGCTGGAGTTGGTCCACTTCGTCGGCGGCGGCTGACCACCAGTCGTCCAACGCGGGAGCGGTGTGGCGATGAAGCGCCTCGGGTTGATCCTTGCTGCTGGGCTGCTCGCTTTCGCGGGAGCCTGCGTCGGACGGGCGGAGGTCGGGGCCGGCGGCTCGGCAGCGAGCCAGGCTGAGCCCGACACCACCTGCTGTGAGGTCGCGGTAACGGCCAAGCTGAGCCCGCAGGACCGGTGCGTGTTCGATGCGTACCGGCAACGATGCAGGACGGGGACGGAGCGGGAACAGGACCTTTGCATCCTGCGCTGCCTCGCAAAGGGGCCGCCCAACATAGGGGGTGGGTGCTGGCACGCCTGCTTCGCATACACGGGAACTCCGTGGACCACTCCCCCGGCGGCGGAGGCGTGCGATACGCTCGCCGCTGAATAGGTTGTTCGAATCACGCAGTATTCAGGAATTGTATGTCGACTCTGCTGGACGAGCCGCTCGTGATGGACGCACCGCTGGTGATCGCTGATCGGCCGCTGCGCTCGCGGCTGATGCTGGGGACGGGAAAGTACCGCACGAATGCGGAGATGGTGGCAGCCATCGAGGCGTCCGGGACCGAGGTGGTGACGGTCGCCGTCCGCCGCGTGGACCTGGACCGGAACAAGGAGGAAGGCGTTCTCCATCACCTGGATCCCAACGAGTACCTGCTGCTTCCCAACACGGCCGGGTGCTACACGGCCGAGGACGCCATCCGCTACGCCCGCCTGGCGCGCGCCGCCGGCTTCACCAACTGGGTGAAGCTGGAGGTGATCGGCGACCAGGAGACGCTGCTGCCCGATGCCGAAGCAACCCTTCGCGCCGCGCGGGAGCTCGTGGCGGACGGCTTCGTCGTGCTCGCGTACACCAACGACGACCTGATCACGGCGTTGCGGCTGGAAGACGCCGGGTGCGCGGCGGTGATGCCGCTGGCGTCGCCCATCGGCAGCGGGCTGGGGCTGGTGAACCCGTACAACATCCGCACGATCAAGGCGCGCCTGTCGGTGCCGGTGATCGTGGATGCGGGCGTGGGCACGGCGTCGGACGCGGCGGTGACGATGGAGCAGGGCGTGGACGGCATCCTGATGAACACCGCCGTCGCCGAGGCGCGCGACCCCGTTCGCATGGGCCGCGCGATGGCGCTGGCGACGGAGGCGGGGCGCTTGGCGTACCTGGCCGGCCGCATGCCGCGTCGGGAGCGCGCCGTGCCATCGTCGCCCCTGTCCGGCATGCTGGACTGAACGGAATGGCGGCACAGCCGACGGTTACCCGGCAGGCGGCGCTGGAAGCGCTGGCCCGCGTGCGCGAGGGCGAGCTGGGCGACCGCGCGCTCGACGCGGCCACGGAAGGGCTGGACCCGCGCGACCGGGCATGGACGCAGGAGCTGGTGTACGGCACCTTTCGCTTGCAGGGGCGGCTGGACCACATCGTCGACACCTTTGCGCGGGACGGGGCGGCCAGCCTGGATCCCACCGTGCTGGACGTGCTGCGCCTGGGCGCGTACCAGCTGCTAGAGATGGGGAGCGTTCCCGCGTACGCCGCCGTTTCCGAGTCCGTGGAGCTGGTGAGGATGGCCGGGGTGCCGCGCGCCTCGGGGCTGGTGAACGGCATCCTGCAGAACCTGCGGCGCCGCCCCGAGATCGTGTATCCCGATTTCGAAGAAGACCCGGCGGGCTTCCTCACCGCCTGGGGCTCACACCCGCGCTGGCTAGTGGAGAAGTGGATCGAGCGCTGGGGCCCGGCGCAGGCGCGGGTGCTGGTGGAGGCGAACAACCGGCGGCCGGAGCTGTACATCCGGCCGCTGGGCGTCTCGGTTGATGAAGCGCGGGCCCGGCTGCGGGCGGCGGAGATCGAATCGAACCCGGTCGACTTCGCGCCCGACTCGCTGCACGTCCCCGTCGCACCCGTCGCGGAGGTGCTGACCGCGGTGCCCGCGGTGGTGCAGGACCCGGCGGCCGCCCTCGTCGTCCGCTACGCGGACGTCGCTGAAGGTGCTACGGTGCTGGACGTCTGCGCAGCGCCGGGTGGCAAGGCGCTGGGGCTGGCGGAACGTGCGGGGCGGGTCGTCGCGGCGGATCTATCGCGTCGGAGGATGCGGCGCGTGACGCAGAACTCTGCGCGCCTGGGGTGGGACGACCGGATCGGCGTGGTGGTGGCGGACGCACGGCAGCCGCCGTTCTGCCCGGCGGACGCGGTGCTGCTGGACGCGCCCTGCACGGGAACGGGAACGCTGCGCCGGCACCCCGACGGCCGCTGGCGGGTGACGCCGGACGACCTGCAAGCCCTGGTGCGGCTGCAGGACGAGCTGCTGGCCGCGTCGGCGGAGCTGGTGCGCCCCGGGGGGCTGCTGGTGTATTCCACCTGTTCGCTGGAGCGGGAGGAGAACGAGTTGCGAGTGGAGCAGTTCCTTGGTGCGCGCCCGGGGTGGGCGCTGGAGGCGACGAACGCCGTGGACGAGTCCGTGCTGGACGAATGCGGACGCCTGTGCGTGCTGCCCCAGCGCCACGGCGTGGACGGCGCGTTCGCGGCGCGGCTGCGGAGGCCCGCGTGAGCCGCAAGCCTCCGCGGTACTACGCCCGTGTGCGGCCGCCGTCGCGCGGCTGGCACCGCGAGATCCCCGGCCGCGTCCGGCGGTACTTCGACGAGCGGCGCCTGCTGAAGTACGTGCTGATCACCGGGCTGTCGATGTTCGTGATCGGCTATCTGGTGATGACATTCCTGTTCTTTCCCGGCTTCGGGCGCTCGCCCATCGTCACCGTTCCGGACCTGACCGGGCGGACGGCGGGGCAGGCGGAGCGCGCGGTGGAGCGGCTGGGGCTGGACATGCTGCGCGGCGGGCAGCTTCCCAACCCGCGCGTGGGCCGCGGGCGCGTGCTGATGCAGACGCCCCTGCCCGGCGAAGAGGTGGCGCGGGGCACGCAGGTGCGCATCGTGCTCAGCTCCGGCGCGGAGACGCGCGTTGTGCCCTCCATCAAGGGGCTGTCCCGCGCGGACGCCATCGGCCTGCTGCAGCGCTACGGTTTTCGCGTGGCCGTTCGCAACGTGCTGCACCGCAGCGAGGAGGGCAGCATCATCGGCCTGCGGCCCGAGGCGGGAAAGCCGGCCTCGCTTCCCGGGCCCGTGGAACTGCTGATCAGCGCGGGGCCGCCCAAGGTGCTGGTGCCCAGCGTGGTGGGGCTGCTGGAGGACGACGCCCAGGCGCGGCTGCAGGCGACGTCGCTGAGCGCGGGCCGGGTGGCGTACGATCCGGCGTCCGCCGAGCCGGCGGGGACGGTGATCGCCCAGTCGCCCGCGGCCGGCGACAGCCTGCGGATGGGCAGCTCCGTCCGGCTCACGCTGGCGGGCGCGGATCCCCGTCCGCCCCCGCCGCCCACCGTCACGGATACGCTCGCGGTGGATTCAGCGGTGGCGGAACCGGTGGTGGAGGAGCCCATCCCCGATCCGGAGCCTGAGCCGGATGAGCCTCCGCGGCGATAGGCCGGCGGGGACGAGAGACCACTGAACAGCGGGACGACGGCGAAACGATGGCGAAGCGGCGGCAGTGGGTGTGGTGGGTAGCGACGCTGGGGGTGCTGGCGGCCCTGCTGGCGGCGGGGTGGAGTGCGCGCCACCGCTTCCTGCCTATGGACGTGGGCACCCGCGCTCCCGACTTCCAGGCGGTGGACATGCAGGGGCGGCCGGTGTCGCTCTCGTCCCTGCGCGGCCAGGTGGTGCTGGTGAACATCTGGGCCACGTGGTGCGGTCCCTGCCGCGACGAGATGCCGTCGATGGAGCGGCTTCACCGCGAGCTGGGCCCCCTCGGCTTGAAGATCGTGGCCGTCAGCGTCGACAAGGCGCCCACGGGGGCAAAGGAGCTGCAGGCGTTCGGCCGGGAGCTGGGGCTTACGTTCACCG
This genomic interval from Longimicrobium sp. contains the following:
- a CDS encoding thiamine phosphate synthase; the protein is MARPDPVPPLHIVTDDEVVGRTDFVDRARLILEVGGPNLVFHLRAARASGRRMHDLSCVIGSAIADGAVLLVNDRIDVALAAADGAQVGARGVRVRDARRMLGPDRLLGVSVHTAAEAIDVAAEGADFVVAGTIWPTPSHPGREGAGPELIREIASSHIAVVAIGGVTPERAAEAREAGASGIAVIRGVWDAVDPAEAVREYLENWKGTDV
- the thiS gene encoding sulfur carrier protein ThiS, whose protein sequence is MSETLVAEEITVRVNGDERAIPAGLTVDRLLEHLSLNPRMVVVERNCEILRRESLAETVVQEGDSLELVHFVGGG
- a CDS encoding thiazole synthase, translated to MSTLLDEPLVMDAPLVIADRPLRSRLMLGTGKYRTNAEMVAAIEASGTEVVTVAVRRVDLDRNKEEGVLHHLDPNEYLLLPNTAGCYTAEDAIRYARLARAAGFTNWVKLEVIGDQETLLPDAEATLRAARELVADGFVVLAYTNDDLITALRLEDAGCAAVMPLASPIGSGLGLVNPYNIRTIKARLSVPVIVDAGVGTASDAAVTMEQGVDGILMNTAVAEARDPVRMGRAMALATEAGRLAYLAGRMPRRERAVPSSPLSGMLD
- the rsmB gene encoding 16S rRNA (cytosine(967)-C(5))-methyltransferase RsmB; protein product: MAAQPTVTRQAALEALARVREGELGDRALDAATEGLDPRDRAWTQELVYGTFRLQGRLDHIVDTFARDGAASLDPTVLDVLRLGAYQLLEMGSVPAYAAVSESVELVRMAGVPRASGLVNGILQNLRRRPEIVYPDFEEDPAGFLTAWGSHPRWLVEKWIERWGPAQARVLVEANNRRPELYIRPLGVSVDEARARLRAAEIESNPVDFAPDSLHVPVAPVAEVLTAVPAVVQDPAAALVVRYADVAEGATVLDVCAAPGGKALGLAERAGRVVAADLSRRRMRRVTQNSARLGWDDRIGVVVADARQPPFCPADAVLLDAPCTGTGTLRRHPDGRWRVTPDDLQALVRLQDELLAASAELVRPGGLLVYSTCSLEREENELRVEQFLGARPGWALEATNAVDESVLDECGRLCVLPQRHGVDGAFAARLRRPA
- a CDS encoding PASTA domain-containing protein, with translation MSRKPPRYYARVRPPSRGWHREIPGRVRRYFDERRLLKYVLITGLSMFVIGYLVMTFLFFPGFGRSPIVTVPDLTGRTAGQAERAVERLGLDMLRGGQLPNPRVGRGRVLMQTPLPGEEVARGTQVRIVLSSGAETRVVPSIKGLSRADAIGLLQRYGFRVAVRNVLHRSEEGSIIGLRPEAGKPASLPGPVELLISAGPPKVLVPSVVGLLEDDAQARLQATSLSAGRVAYDPASAEPAGTVIAQSPAAGDSLRMGSSVRLTLAGADPRPPPPPTVTDTLAVDSAVAEPVVEEPIPDPEPEPDEPPRR
- a CDS encoding TlpA disulfide reductase family protein is translated as MAKRRQWVWWVATLGVLAALLAAGWSARHRFLPMDVGTRAPDFQAVDMQGRPVSLSSLRGQVVLVNIWATWCGPCRDEMPSMERLHRELGPLGLKIVAVSVDKAPTGAKELQAFGRELGLTFTVWQDASGRIQQTYRTTGVPESFLVGRDGVIVHKVIGATEWDHPAQADLVRRLLAEGPA